In Micromonospora purpureochromogenes, a single window of DNA contains:
- a CDS encoding DUF998 domain-containing protein, producing the protein MPTTRNLGLVALGAIALAALLTVIGHLEVNDDLNPWSLTVSDFAVSDRGGVIDVAMVALAVAAAALVPAVRRVRRSGTVGELPLAAAAGGLLLAAVVPTNEPGLPMDAAAYLHRYASVVTFVALPVGGWLLARRDALPGTATWLRALALVSVALAGAMIWSAYPGDRLLIGLAERLLILAEVGLLAVVATALVRRGGRGPGSAGPAGRPGAPGITPARGA; encoded by the coding sequence ATGCCCACGACCCGGAACCTTGGCCTGGTGGCCCTCGGCGCGATCGCCCTGGCGGCGTTGCTCACCGTGATCGGCCACCTGGAGGTGAACGACGACCTGAACCCCTGGTCGCTGACCGTCAGCGACTTCGCCGTGTCCGACCGGGGCGGCGTCATCGACGTGGCGATGGTGGCGCTCGCGGTCGCCGCCGCCGCGCTGGTCCCCGCCGTGCGCCGCGTCCGCCGGTCCGGGACCGTGGGCGAGTTGCCGCTCGCCGCCGCGGCCGGCGGGCTGTTGCTGGCCGCGGTGGTGCCCACCAACGAGCCCGGCCTGCCCATGGACGCCGCCGCGTACCTGCACCGGTACGCCTCCGTGGTGACCTTCGTGGCGCTACCGGTGGGTGGCTGGCTGCTCGCCCGGCGGGACGCGCTGCCCGGGACCGCGACCTGGCTGCGCGCCCTGGCGCTGGTCAGCGTCGCGCTCGCCGGGGCCATGATCTGGTCGGCCTACCCGGGCGACCGGCTGCTGATCGGGCTCGCCGAGCGGCTGCTGATCCTGGCCGAGGTGGGGCTGCTCGCGGTCGTCGCCACCGCACTGGTCCGCCGGGGTGGCCGGGGACCGGGCAGCGCCGGGCCGGCGGGCCGGCCCGGAGCCCCGGGAATCACTCCAGCTCGTGGAGCATGA
- a CDS encoding NAD(P)H-quinone dehydrogenase — MSRIVIIGGGPAGYEAALVAAQLDADVTVVEAEGAGGACVLSDCVPSKTFIASSQVVTGYRDTEEFGVHSDGLEAVTVDARAVHERVKRLALAQSDDIHTKLVKAGVAFVAGTARLGEDTLGHTHRVIVTPADGGAEQSIAASTVLVATGATPRQLPTAVPDGERILTWRQVYDLPELPEHLIVVGSGVTGAEFASAYLAMGVQVTLVSSRDRVMPHEDADAAMAIERVFRNRGMSILNNSRADAVRRTDDGVEVQLSDGRLVSGSHALIAVGSIPNTADLGLAEYGVELARGGYVTVDRVSRTNVPGIYAAGDCTGVLPLASVAAMQGRIAMWHALGEAVRPLRLRTVAANVFTDPELATVGVSQDEVDAGKVPARQVMLPLSGNARAKMDDLADGFVKLFCRPASGQVVGGVVVAPKASELILPITMAVENNLTVNELAQTITIYPSLSGSITEAARQLMLHELE; from the coding sequence GTGAGCCGGATCGTGATCATCGGCGGGGGACCGGCCGGCTACGAGGCGGCGCTGGTCGCCGCCCAGCTGGACGCCGACGTCACCGTGGTGGAGGCCGAGGGGGCCGGCGGCGCCTGCGTGCTCTCCGACTGTGTCCCGTCGAAGACGTTCATCGCCAGCTCACAGGTGGTCACCGGCTACCGGGACACCGAGGAGTTCGGGGTGCACTCCGACGGGCTGGAGGCGGTCACCGTCGACGCCCGCGCGGTCCACGAGCGGGTGAAGCGGCTCGCCCTGGCCCAGTCCGACGACATCCACACCAAGCTGGTCAAGGCCGGGGTGGCCTTCGTGGCCGGGACCGCCCGGCTGGGCGAGGACACGCTCGGTCACACCCACCGGGTGATCGTCACCCCGGCCGACGGTGGCGCCGAGCAGTCGATCGCCGCGTCGACCGTCCTGGTCGCCACCGGCGCCACCCCGCGCCAGCTGCCCACCGCCGTGCCCGACGGCGAGCGGATCCTGACCTGGCGGCAGGTGTACGACCTCCCCGAGCTGCCCGAGCACCTGATCGTGGTCGGCTCCGGCGTCACCGGCGCCGAGTTCGCCAGCGCCTACCTGGCGATGGGCGTCCAGGTCACCCTCGTCTCCAGCCGGGACCGGGTGATGCCGCACGAGGACGCGGACGCGGCGATGGCCATCGAGCGGGTGTTCCGCAACCGGGGCATGAGCATCCTCAACAACTCCCGGGCGGACGCGGTCCGCCGCACCGACGACGGCGTCGAGGTCCAGCTCTCCGACGGCCGGCTCGTGTCCGGCTCGCACGCGCTGATCGCCGTCGGCTCGATCCCCAACACCGCCGACCTGGGGCTGGCGGAGTACGGCGTCGAGCTGGCCCGGGGCGGTTACGTCACCGTCGACCGGGTCTCGCGCACCAACGTCCCCGGCATCTACGCGGCCGGCGACTGCACCGGCGTGCTGCCGCTGGCCAGCGTCGCCGCGATGCAGGGCCGGATCGCGATGTGGCACGCGCTCGGCGAGGCGGTCCGGCCGCTGCGGCTGCGTACCGTGGCGGCGAACGTCTTCACCGACCCGGAGCTGGCCACGGTCGGCGTCTCCCAGGACGAGGTGGACGCCGGCAAGGTGCCTGCCCGTCAGGTGATGCTGCCGCTGTCCGGCAACGCCCGGGCGAAGATGGACGACCTGGCCGACGGCTTCGTGAAGTTGTTCTGCCGCCCGGCCAGCGGCCAGGTGGTCGGCGGCGTGGTGGTGGCGCCCAAGGCGAGCGAGCTGATCCTGCCGATCACCATGGCGGTGGAGAACAACCTGACCGTCAACGAACTGGCCCAGACCATCACGATCTATCCGTCGCTGTCCGGGTCGATCACCGAGGCGGCCCGCCAGCTCATGCTCCACGAGCTGGAGTGA
- a CDS encoding gamma-glutamylcyclotransferase, which produces MRHYAAYGSNLDPARMRAYCPHSPMVGTGWLEGWRLTFAGEDVIGWEGSVSTVVESPGDRVFVALYDIHPYDAAQLDELEGVTAGTYRKLHVRVSALDGDVTAWVYVFDGYEGGLPTSWYLSEIANAAEKAGAPDDYVTELRSRPTGTASA; this is translated from the coding sequence GTGCGTCACTACGCCGCCTACGGCTCAAACCTGGACCCCGCCCGGATGCGCGCCTACTGTCCGCATTCGCCGATGGTGGGCACCGGCTGGCTGGAGGGCTGGCGGCTGACCTTCGCGGGCGAGGACGTGATCGGCTGGGAGGGCTCCGTCAGCACCGTCGTCGAGTCCCCGGGTGACCGGGTCTTCGTGGCGCTGTACGACATCCACCCGTACGACGCCGCGCAACTCGACGAGCTCGAGGGCGTGACCGCCGGCACGTACCGCAAGCTGCACGTCCGCGTCTCGGCCCTGGACGGCGACGTCACCGCGTGGGTCTACGTCTTCGACGGGTACGAGGGTGGCCTGCCGACCTCCTGGTACCTGTCGGAGATCGCGAACGCCGCCGAGAAGGCGGGCGCGCCGGACGACTACGTCACCGAGCTGCGGTCCCGCCCCACCGGCACCGCGTCGGCGTAG
- a CDS encoding GNAT family N-acetyltransferase, translating into MTLPAGWTARRPTLDDVPAILAVVHAADTFAVGYPDFDAEDVRAALTAPFFDPARDSWLVTDPDGTVVAWTAVDNPTGVGRDFVEVYVDPERGADLRAPLLARMLDRVAERAAERDLPALTVRSTVFPPETRWATELAEAGFTRVKRYVRMTRSLAGLPAEPPPPPGVTVRPLRANDEADLRLFHRIFDTAFRDTPDYEPVGFDRWREQLPASGKVWDEWFVAEVDGEPAGALQSSDQALDQDMGWVRTLSVLPAYRRRGVGAALLWRAFTGYATKGRAAAGLGVDLTNPTAPMTLYRSVGLAEVRWTDMYERIVPAAGV; encoded by the coding sequence GTGACGCTTCCCGCCGGTTGGACCGCCCGCCGCCCCACCCTCGACGACGTCCCCGCCATCCTCGCCGTGGTGCACGCCGCCGACACCTTCGCCGTCGGTTACCCGGACTTCGACGCCGAGGACGTCCGGGCCGCGCTGACCGCCCCCTTCTTCGACCCCGCCCGCGACTCCTGGCTGGTCACCGACCCCGACGGGACGGTCGTCGCCTGGACGGCGGTGGACAACCCGACCGGGGTGGGCCGCGACTTCGTCGAGGTCTACGTCGACCCGGAGCGCGGCGCGGACCTGCGCGCCCCGCTGCTGGCCCGGATGCTCGACCGGGTCGCCGAGCGGGCCGCCGAGCGGGACCTGCCCGCGCTGACCGTCCGGTCCACGGTCTTCCCGCCGGAGACCCGCTGGGCGACGGAACTGGCCGAGGCCGGCTTCACCCGGGTCAAGCGGTACGTGCGGATGACCCGCTCGTTGGCCGGGCTCCCCGCCGAGCCGCCGCCCCCGCCGGGGGTGACCGTGCGCCCGCTGCGCGCCAACGACGAGGCGGACCTGCGCCTGTTCCACCGGATCTTCGACACCGCGTTCCGGGACACCCCGGACTACGAGCCGGTCGGCTTCGACCGCTGGCGGGAGCAACTCCCGGCGTCCGGCAAGGTCTGGGACGAGTGGTTCGTGGCCGAGGTCGACGGCGAGCCGGCCGGCGCGCTGCAATCCTCCGACCAGGCGCTGGATCAGGACATGGGCTGGGTCCGCACGCTGTCGGTGCTGCCCGCGTACCGGCGGCGCGGGGTGGGCGCGGCGCTGCTGTGGCGGGCTTTCACCGGGTACGCCACCAAGGGCCGCGCCGCCGCCGGGCTCGGCGTGGACCTGACCAACCCGACCGCCCCGATGACCCTCTACCGCTCGGTGGGGCTGGCCGAGGTGCGCTGGACCGACATGTACGAGCGGATCGTCCCCGCCGCCGGTGTGTGA
- a CDS encoding SCO6745 family protein — protein MTPEQVAAASKPAVLELGELFSRCPGTLRRARLLGISGWAFYITGRAGALGDVRAETVAAAVGFIAPDAVADGWDAAARVVRPLEVANANLAECCRWGAQHLDDLPGMPRLAALLERVVTAADATGMPLFAAWRAMPVPQHAAGARAAVALLLLREHFTGAYLLAVRAAGMTPLEAVLAGPEGEAGASACGWSPPYPPVGPLVRRRLWAEAMTDRLTATAFRTLRPGEGAELVELLTATRALLAGTPAR, from the coding sequence ATGACGCCGGAACAGGTGGCAGCCGCCAGCAAGCCCGCCGTGCTCGAACTGGGCGAGTTGTTCAGCCGCTGCCCGGGGACGCTGCGCCGGGCGCGGCTGCTGGGCATCTCCGGCTGGGCCTTCTACATCACCGGGCGGGCCGGCGCGCTCGGCGACGTCCGCGCGGAGACCGTCGCCGCCGCGGTCGGCTTCATCGCCCCGGACGCGGTCGCCGACGGCTGGGACGCCGCCGCCCGGGTGGTCCGGCCGCTGGAGGTGGCCAACGCCAACCTCGCCGAGTGCTGCCGCTGGGGTGCCCAGCACCTGGACGACCTGCCCGGGATGCCCCGGCTGGCCGCGCTGCTGGAGCGGGTGGTCACCGCGGCGGACGCCACCGGGATGCCGCTCTTCGCCGCCTGGCGGGCGATGCCGGTGCCGCAGCACGCCGCCGGCGCCCGCGCCGCGGTGGCGCTGCTGCTGCTCCGCGAGCACTTCACCGGGGCGTACCTGCTGGCGGTGCGGGCGGCCGGGATGACCCCGCTGGAGGCGGTGCTCGCCGGCCCGGAGGGGGAGGCGGGGGCGTCGGCCTGCGGCTGGTCGCCGCCGTACCCGCCGGTCGGCCCGCTGGTGCGGCGGCGGCTCTGGGCCGAGGCGATGACCGACCGGTTGACCGCCACCGCCTTCCGCACCTTGCGCCCGGGGGAGGGTGCGGAGCTGGTGGAACTGCTCACCGCCACCCGGGCCCTGCTGGCCGGCACTCCCGCGCGCTGA
- a CDS encoding MBL fold metallo-hydrolase, translating into MQLTKYAHSCLRLEHDGGVLVVDPGVLSEPAALDGVDAVLITHEHPDHVNVEAVTRALERRPFTVNGPASLAGVLGDAAEALTVVAPGESFTAAGVAVRAYGGQHAVIHPDIPVVQNIGYLFNDVVYHPGDALFVPDDVQVDTLFAPIHAPWSKFSEVVDFIRAVAPRRAYALHDGLLNDNGFAVLDRQYTALSGTDYRRLEPGSRIDA; encoded by the coding sequence ATGCAACTCACCAAGTACGCCCACTCCTGCCTCCGGCTGGAGCACGACGGGGGAGTGCTCGTCGTGGACCCCGGGGTGCTCAGCGAGCCGGCGGCGCTGGACGGGGTGGACGCGGTGCTGATCACCCACGAGCATCCGGACCACGTGAACGTCGAGGCGGTGACCCGGGCGCTGGAGCGCCGCCCGTTCACCGTCAACGGCCCGGCCTCGCTCGCCGGCGTCCTGGGCGACGCCGCGGAGGCGCTGACCGTGGTCGCCCCCGGGGAGTCGTTCACCGCCGCCGGCGTGGCGGTCCGCGCCTACGGCGGCCAGCACGCCGTCATCCACCCCGACATCCCCGTCGTGCAGAACATCGGCTACCTGTTCAACGACGTCGTCTACCACCCGGGGGACGCGCTGTTCGTGCCGGACGACGTCCAGGTGGACACCCTCTTCGCGCCGATCCACGCGCCCTGGTCGAAGTTCTCCGAGGTGGTCGACTTCATCCGGGCGGTCGCGCCGCGCCGCGCGTACGCCCTGCACGACGGGCTGCTCAACGACAACGGGTTCGCCGTCCTCGACCGGCAGTACACGGCCCTGTCCGGGACCGACTACCGGCGGCTGGAACCGGGCAGCCGGATCGACGCCTGA
- a CDS encoding DUF4349 domain-containing protein has translation MDRHTTRRRGRALAALGLAALLLAGCGAADRSNSSGDSAAEAPAGGAPAGGAAEQGKAGAGAPDLRVDQRSIIYTGTMRVQVDDVEGAARRAVAAVVAAGGFVGGDNRRSVAADAEAELELRVPAAKFTALIDELATYGRQQRREVKTQDVTEETVDLDARIATQRARVDSARKLLSRATSIPELVSLEDEVSRREADLASLEAKKRRLADLTALSTITVTFVGMDASTAEEETETGFMVGLRGGWKVFVASMTILLTVLGAVLPWLLAFGVPLVVFLAVLRRRRRGRPAPPAPPTMPVGTPRPPAPTAPPPVPAARSGP, from the coding sequence ATGGACAGACACACGACACGACGCCGGGGCAGGGCCCTGGCGGCGCTGGGGCTGGCGGCGTTGCTGCTGGCCGGTTGCGGAGCGGCGGACCGCTCGAACTCGTCGGGTGACTCGGCGGCCGAGGCCCCGGCCGGCGGGGCGCCGGCGGGTGGGGCGGCCGAGCAGGGCAAGGCCGGCGCGGGCGCGCCGGACCTGCGAGTGGACCAACGGTCGATCATCTACACCGGAACGATGCGGGTGCAGGTGGACGACGTGGAGGGTGCCGCCCGCCGGGCGGTTGCCGCGGTGGTCGCGGCCGGCGGGTTCGTCGGCGGCGACAACCGGCGCAGTGTGGCCGCCGACGCCGAGGCGGAGCTGGAGCTGCGGGTGCCGGCGGCGAAGTTCACCGCCCTCATCGACGAGCTGGCGACGTACGGCAGGCAGCAGCGCCGGGAGGTGAAGACGCAGGACGTCACCGAGGAGACGGTCGACCTGGACGCCCGGATCGCCACCCAGCGGGCCCGGGTGGACAGTGCCCGCAAGCTGCTGTCCCGGGCCACCTCGATCCCGGAGCTGGTGTCGCTGGAGGACGAGGTGTCCCGGCGGGAGGCCGACCTCGCCTCGCTGGAGGCGAAGAAGCGTCGACTGGCCGACCTGACCGCGCTCTCCACGATCACGGTGACGTTCGTCGGGATGGACGCCTCGACGGCCGAGGAGGAGACCGAGACGGGCTTCATGGTCGGGCTGCGCGGCGGCTGGAAGGTCTTCGTCGCCTCGATGACCATCCTGCTGACCGTGCTCGGGGCGGTGCTGCCCTGGCTGCTGGCGTTCGGCGTACCCCTGGTGGTGTTCCTGGCCGTGCTGCGCCGGCGGCGTCGGGGACGGCCCGCGCCACCGGCGCCGCCCACCATGCCGGTCGGCACGCCGCGTCCGCCGGCGCCTACCGCACCGCCGCCAGTGCCCGCAGCGCGGTCTGGACCATGA
- a CDS encoding amidohydrolase: MTSALTLPNGSQLASSWPEAPSGSQPLPYELDHLLALRVPGLIATRRHIHSHPELSGEEFETAALIARELSLAGLHPRLLPKGNGVICDIDGRPDGPVIALRADIDALPLTDVKDVSYRSTVEGVCHACGHDVHTTVMLGVGMLLAQLADAGQLDGRVRLIFQPAEEILPCGSLEVIEAGGLEDVVQIFAVHCDPNLPVGKVGLRVGPITAAADNVTVRLTGPGGHTARPHLTVDLVDALGRLVTEVPALVSRRVPANSGLLLVFGHASAGTRYNVIPSEACASGTLRVMDRDTWELAPKIVAQVVRDVIAPTGATVDLEYLRGRPPVSNDARAIGVLTAATAAALGPEGIAETPQSMGGEDFSWYLEYVPGALARLGVGRSGPNVDLHRASFDVDERAIPAGVRLMVQTALRALAAVR; encoded by the coding sequence GTGACGAGTGCGTTGACGCTGCCGAACGGCAGCCAGCTGGCGTCGTCCTGGCCGGAGGCGCCATCCGGGTCCCAGCCCCTGCCCTACGAGCTCGACCATCTGCTCGCCCTGCGGGTACCCGGCCTCATCGCCACCCGTCGCCACATCCACTCCCACCCGGAGCTCTCGGGCGAGGAGTTCGAGACGGCGGCGCTGATCGCGCGGGAGCTCTCCCTGGCCGGCCTGCACCCGCGGCTGCTGCCCAAGGGCAACGGGGTTATCTGCGACATCGACGGCCGCCCGGACGGGCCGGTCATCGCGCTGCGTGCCGACATCGACGCGCTGCCGCTGACCGACGTCAAGGACGTGTCGTACCGGTCCACGGTGGAGGGCGTCTGCCACGCCTGCGGCCACGACGTGCACACCACGGTGATGCTCGGCGTCGGCATGCTGCTGGCCCAGCTCGCCGACGCCGGCCAGCTCGACGGCCGGGTACGGCTGATCTTCCAGCCGGCCGAGGAGATCCTGCCCTGCGGCTCGCTGGAGGTCATCGAGGCCGGCGGCCTCGAGGACGTGGTCCAGATCTTCGCCGTGCACTGCGACCCCAACCTGCCGGTGGGCAAGGTCGGCCTGCGGGTCGGCCCGATCACCGCCGCCGCCGACAACGTCACCGTCCGGCTCACCGGCCCGGGCGGGCACACCGCCCGGCCGCACCTGACGGTCGACCTGGTCGACGCGCTCGGCCGGCTGGTCACCGAGGTGCCGGCGCTGGTGAGTCGTCGGGTGCCGGCCAACAGCGGGCTGCTGCTGGTGTTCGGCCACGCCTCAGCCGGCACCCGGTACAACGTCATCCCGTCCGAGGCGTGCGCCTCGGGCACCCTGCGGGTGATGGACCGCGACACCTGGGAACTGGCTCCCAAGATCGTCGCTCAGGTGGTGCGGGACGTCATCGCGCCCACCGGCGCCACGGTCGACCTGGAATACCTGCGCGGCCGTCCGCCGGTGAGCAACGACGCCCGTGCCATCGGGGTCCTCACCGCCGCCACCGCCGCGGCGCTCGGCCCCGAGGGGATCGCCGAGACGCCGCAGAGCATGGGCGGCGAGGACTTCTCCTGGTACCTGGAGTACGTCCCCGGCGCGTTGGCCCGCCTCGGCGTCGGCCGGTCCGGGCCCAACGTGGACCTGCACCGGGCGTCGTTCGACGTCGACGAGCGGGCCATCCCCGCCGGGGTGCGCCTCATGGTCCAGACCGCGCTGCGGGCACTGGCGGCGGTGCGGTAG
- a CDS encoding acyl-CoA mutase large subunit family protein yields the protein MSERRSSESGFPIKGVYTAADLPEELETRLGGPGEFPYTRGVYPTMYTSRPWTMRQYAGFGTATESNGRYHQLLRAGTMGLSVAFDLPTQMGYDSDDPIAHGEVGKVGVAIDSIEDMRMLFDGIPLDKVSTSMTINAPGSVLLLLYQLVAEEAGVAGSALNGTIQNDILKEYIARGTYIFPPKPSLRLVADTFGYCRKEVPKWNTISISGYHMAEAGATPAQEIAFTLANGVEYVRAALAAGLAVDDFAPRLSFFFVARTTLLEEVAKFRAARRIWARLMRDDFGAKDPKSMMLRFHTQTAGVQLTAQQPEVNLVRVAVQGLGAVLGGTQSLHTNSFDEAIALPTEKAARLALRTQQVLAYETDLTATVDPFAGSYVVEAMTAEIEAAAVELMDRVADHGSAVDAIEAGFQKREIEQSAYRIAQEIDSGERVVVGLNRFTVDEEEPYEPLRVDPTIEAAQASRLARLRAERDNDAVERALAELRAAAEGTENVLYPMKEALRARATVGEVCGTLRQVWGTYRPSDRF from the coding sequence ATGAGCGAACGGCGGTCCAGCGAGTCCGGTTTCCCCATCAAGGGCGTCTACACGGCGGCCGACCTCCCCGAGGAGCTGGAGACCCGGCTGGGCGGCCCCGGGGAGTTTCCGTACACCCGTGGGGTCTACCCCACCATGTACACGTCCCGCCCGTGGACCATGCGGCAGTACGCCGGCTTCGGCACCGCCACCGAGTCCAACGGCCGCTACCACCAGCTGCTGCGGGCCGGCACGATGGGGCTGTCGGTCGCCTTCGACCTGCCCACCCAGATGGGCTACGACTCCGACGACCCGATCGCGCACGGCGAGGTGGGCAAGGTCGGGGTGGCCATCGACTCGATCGAGGACATGCGGATGCTCTTCGACGGCATCCCGCTGGACAAGGTCTCCACCTCGATGACCATCAACGCGCCCGGCTCGGTGCTGCTGCTGCTCTACCAGCTCGTCGCCGAGGAGGCCGGGGTCGCCGGCTCCGCGCTCAACGGCACCATCCAGAACGACATCCTCAAGGAGTACATCGCCCGGGGGACGTACATCTTCCCGCCGAAGCCCTCGCTGCGGCTGGTGGCCGACACGTTCGGCTACTGCCGCAAGGAGGTGCCGAAGTGGAACACCATCTCCATCTCCGGCTACCACATGGCCGAGGCCGGCGCGACGCCCGCGCAGGAGATCGCGTTCACCCTGGCCAACGGCGTCGAGTACGTCCGCGCCGCGCTGGCGGCCGGGCTGGCCGTGGACGACTTCGCGCCCCGGCTGTCGTTCTTCTTCGTCGCCCGTACGACGCTGCTGGAGGAGGTGGCGAAGTTCCGCGCCGCCCGGCGGATCTGGGCCCGGCTGATGCGCGACGACTTCGGCGCCAAGGACCCGAAGTCGATGATGCTGCGCTTCCACACCCAGACCGCCGGCGTGCAGCTCACCGCCCAGCAGCCCGAGGTCAACCTGGTCCGGGTCGCGGTGCAGGGGCTGGGCGCGGTGCTCGGCGGCACGCAGTCGCTGCACACCAACAGCTTCGACGAGGCGATCGCGCTGCCCACCGAGAAGGCGGCCCGGTTGGCGCTGCGTACCCAGCAGGTGCTGGCGTACGAGACGGACCTGACCGCCACCGTGGACCCGTTCGCCGGGTCGTACGTGGTGGAGGCGATGACCGCCGAGATCGAGGCGGCGGCGGTGGAGCTGATGGACCGGGTGGCCGACCACGGCTCGGCGGTGGACGCCATCGAGGCGGGCTTCCAGAAGCGCGAGATCGAGCAGTCCGCGTACCGGATCGCCCAGGAGATCGACTCGGGCGAGCGGGTGGTGGTCGGCCTCAACCGGTTCACCGTCGACGAGGAGGAGCCGTACGAGCCGCTGCGGGTGGACCCGACGATCGAGGCCGCCCAGGCGTCCCGGCTGGCCCGGCTGCGCGCCGAGCGGGACAACGACGCGGTCGAGCGGGCGCTGGCGGAGCTGCGCGCCGCGGCCGAGGGCACCGAGAACGTGCTCTACCCGATGAAGGAGGCGCTGCGGGCCCGGGCCACGGTCGGCGAGGTCTGCGGGACGCTGCGCCAGGTCTGGGGGACGTACCGGCCCAGCGACCGCTTCTGA
- a CDS encoding serine/threonine-protein kinase, with translation MTQIPTWSGGPVSPPNGRAAPGTIIGGRYSLRSAVGNGGMGTVWRATDTLLRRDVAVKEVVLPPGLAPSDRDAMYERTLREARAAAAIQHPAVVQVYDVVTEAGRPWIVMELLDARSLADMVIEDGPVAPRAVAKIGIALLGALEVAHANGVLHRDVKPANVLICTDGRCVLTDFGVARMPTDVQLTTPGMVLGSPHFISPERAMGQEFGPPSDLFSLGVTLYTAVEGRPPFDKGDPIETMHAVVEDPPAPPQRSGPLTRVLMGLLEKDPGRRLDVHTARAMLRELLAGPLTSTATAVNSVTDPYAVVPVQRPSTPPPAAEPEPKPSGQIGGRAMLGPGESLTDRLAALRRGERPSQAASAAGLDDTSADALAGPLHTPTGAMPSAGRPPGTTYGGAPEATQRFSTGHPDATQRIGGHPDATQRIGGGRSDATQRIGSHVDATQPVYGGAPEATQPVYGGGQWSVPGTGQPWTSATTAPAGAPGGGALGKVRGTGGKLVATVQGWPRKLQLAAAGGLAVVLLIGMIAMFGGGDPEPGTPAQVQPSAPAAGGELPEMQEHNARGVRVMVPKGWKKAAGGSYVDYVDPQDDGRKVRILAEKWKGTPTRWAESAQNFLQTKSTSCGDPYERVAMDEQDTAGKPGVQFEYTCGDGDAKRHGVWRGVLSDGKMYSFYLSATDAKFAESKPIFDEMVKSFQLTAAS, from the coding sequence GTGACTCAGATCCCGACGTGGAGCGGCGGACCGGTCAGTCCTCCCAACGGACGCGCGGCACCCGGCACGATCATCGGTGGCCGCTACTCGCTGCGGTCCGCGGTGGGCAACGGCGGCATGGGCACGGTCTGGCGTGCCACCGACACGCTGCTGCGGCGCGACGTGGCGGTCAAGGAGGTCGTCCTCCCCCCGGGGCTGGCCCCCAGCGACCGGGACGCCATGTACGAGCGCACCCTGCGCGAGGCCCGCGCCGCCGCGGCCATCCAGCACCCGGCCGTGGTCCAGGTGTACGACGTGGTCACCGAGGCCGGCCGGCCGTGGATCGTGATGGAGCTGCTGGACGCGCGCAGCCTCGCCGACATGGTGATCGAGGACGGGCCGGTCGCGCCCCGCGCGGTCGCCAAGATCGGCATCGCGCTGCTCGGCGCGCTGGAGGTGGCGCACGCCAACGGTGTGCTGCACCGCGACGTCAAGCCGGCCAACGTGCTGATCTGCACCGACGGCCGCTGCGTGCTGACCGACTTCGGGGTGGCCCGGATGCCCACCGACGTCCAGCTCACCACCCCCGGGATGGTGCTCGGCTCGCCGCACTTCATCTCCCCGGAGCGGGCCATGGGCCAGGAGTTCGGGCCGCCGAGCGACCTGTTCTCCCTGGGCGTGACGCTCTACACCGCCGTGGAGGGCCGGCCGCCGTTCGACAAGGGCGACCCGATCGAGACCATGCACGCCGTGGTCGAGGACCCGCCGGCCCCGCCGCAGCGCAGCGGGCCGCTGACCCGAGTGCTGATGGGTCTGCTGGAGAAGGACCCGGGCCGCCGCCTCGACGTGCACACCGCCCGGGCGATGCTCCGCGAGCTGCTCGCCGGGCCACTGACCAGCACCGCCACCGCGGTCAACTCGGTCACCGACCCGTACGCCGTGGTGCCGGTGCAGCGCCCGTCGACGCCGCCCCCGGCGGCCGAGCCGGAGCCCAAGCCCAGCGGGCAGATCGGCGGCCGGGCCATGCTGGGTCCCGGCGAGTCGCTGACCGACCGGCTGGCCGCGCTGCGCCGGGGCGAGCGGCCGAGCCAGGCCGCGTCCGCCGCCGGGCTCGACGACACCAGCGCCGACGCGCTGGCCGGCCCGCTGCACACCCCGACCGGCGCGATGCCCTCGGCGGGCCGCCCGCCGGGCACCACGTACGGCGGGGCACCGGAGGCCACCCAGCGGTTCAGCACCGGGCACCCGGACGCGACCCAGCGGATCGGCGGCCACCCGGACGCCACCCAGCGGATCGGCGGCGGGCGCTCCGACGCCACCCAGCGGATCGGCAGTCACGTCGACGCGACCCAGCCGGTGTACGGCGGCGCGCCGGAGGCCACCCAGCCGGTCTACGGCGGGGGCCAGTGGTCGGTGCCGGGCACCGGCCAGCCGTGGACCTCGGCGACCACCGCGCCGGCCGGGGCCCCCGGCGGTGGCGCGCTCGGCAAGGTCAGGGGCACCGGCGGCAAGCTGGTCGCCACGGTGCAGGGCTGGCCCCGCAAGCTCCAGCTCGCGGCGGCCGGCGGCCTGGCGGTGGTGCTGCTGATCGGCATGATCGCGATGTTCGGCGGCGGCGACCCGGAGCCCGGTACGCCGGCGCAGGTCCAGCCGAGCGCGCCGGCGGCCGGCGGCGAACTGCCTGAGATGCAGGAGCACAACGCCAGGGGCGTGCGGGTGATGGTGCCCAAGGGCTGGAAGAAGGCGGCCGGCGGCTCCTACGTCGACTACGTGGACCCGCAGGACGACGGCCGCAAGGTCCGCATCCTCGCCGAGAAGTGGAAGGGCACCCCGACCCGGTGGGCGGAGAGCGCCCAGAACTTCCTGCAGACCAAGAGCACCAGCTGCGGCGATCCCTACGAGCGGGTCGCCATGGACGAGCAGGACACCGCCGGCAAGCCGGGCGTCCAGTTCGAGTACACCTGCGGCGACGGTGACGCCAAGCGCCACGGCGTGTGGCGGGGCGTGCTCAGCGACGGGAAGATGTACTCGTTCTACCTCTCCGCCACCGACGCCAAGTTCGCCGAGAGCAAGCCGATCTTCGACGAGATGGTGAAGTCGTTCCAGCTCACGGCGGCCAGCTGA